From Desulfuromonas soudanensis, the proteins below share one genomic window:
- a CDS encoding AMP-binding protein, whose product MAKTLHFTLGGMLEDIARRFPDNDALVYPDRGLRYSYREFDALCDRVAKGLLARGVRKGDNLAIWATNVPEWVVLQFATAKIGAVLVTVNTSYKSSELEYVLRQSDATTLFLVQGFKDTDYVETVRTVVPDLGDSIPGKLSSAALPCLKDLIYLGTSPPAGMLAYGDLEILGATVSDQDLAAAKGALDEHEVINMQYTSGTTGFPKGVMLTHHNLINNGYNIGECMKFTENDRLCIPVPFFHCFGCVLAVLACVTHGSAMVPVVTFNPEEVLKTIEAEKCTAVHGVPTMFIAELDHPAFRKYDLTSLRTGIMAGSPCPIEVMKRVIRDMHVSEITIAYGQTESSPVITQTRTDDPIELRVATVGRALPDVEVKIVDIETGGTLPPGKQGELCTRGYHVMKGYYKMPEDTARAIDGEGWLHTGDLAVMDDNGYCKITGRIKNMIIRGGENIYPREIEEFLYTHPKVADIQVYGVPDRKYGEQVMAAIKIKEKVSCTEEEIKDFCRGRIANYKIPFYVKFVDEYPMTASGKIQKFKLREMAISELSLEEAAAEKTA is encoded by the coding sequence ACGACGCCCTGGTCTATCCCGATCGCGGTCTGCGCTACAGCTATCGGGAATTCGACGCCCTCTGCGACCGGGTGGCCAAGGGCCTTCTCGCCCGCGGAGTCCGGAAGGGGGACAATCTGGCGATCTGGGCCACCAACGTCCCCGAGTGGGTCGTTCTCCAGTTTGCCACGGCGAAGATCGGCGCCGTTCTCGTCACGGTCAACACCAGCTACAAGTCGTCGGAGCTCGAGTACGTCCTGCGCCAGTCCGATGCCACGACCCTCTTTCTGGTTCAGGGGTTCAAGGACACCGACTATGTGGAAACCGTCCGAACCGTGGTCCCCGACCTCGGGGACTCGATTCCCGGCAAACTCTCCAGCGCCGCACTCCCCTGTCTGAAGGACCTGATTTATCTCGGAACGTCCCCGCCGGCGGGGATGCTCGCCTACGGCGATCTCGAGATCCTCGGCGCCACCGTTTCCGATCAGGACCTGGCGGCGGCCAAGGGGGCCCTTGACGAGCACGAGGTCATCAATATGCAGTACACCTCGGGGACGACCGGCTTTCCCAAGGGGGTGATGCTCACCCACCACAACCTCATCAACAACGGCTACAACATCGGCGAGTGCATGAAGTTCACCGAGAACGACCGCCTGTGCATCCCCGTCCCCTTCTTTCACTGCTTCGGCTGCGTCCTCGCCGTCCTCGCCTGCGTCACCCACGGCTCCGCCATGGTGCCGGTGGTGACCTTCAATCCCGAGGAGGTACTCAAGACCATCGAAGCGGAGAAATGCACGGCGGTGCACGGCGTCCCCACCATGTTCATCGCCGAGCTCGACCATCCGGCCTTCCGCAAATACGACCTCACCTCGCTGCGTACCGGAATCATGGCCGGTTCACCCTGTCCCATCGAGGTCATGAAGCGGGTCATCCGCGACATGCATGTCTCCGAGATCACCATCGCCTACGGACAGACCGAGTCGTCGCCGGTGATCACCCAGACCCGCACCGACGACCCCATCGAGCTGCGCGTCGCCACCGTCGGCCGCGCCCTCCCCGATGTCGAGGTGAAAATCGTCGACATCGAAACCGGCGGGACCCTCCCTCCCGGAAAGCAGGGGGAACTCTGCACCCGCGGCTACCATGTGATGAAGGGGTATTACAAAATGCCCGAGGACACCGCCCGGGCCATCGACGGCGAGGGGTGGCTGCATACCGGCGACCTGGCGGTGATGGACGACAACGGCTACTGCAAGATCACCGGACGCATCAAGAACATGATCATCCGCGGCGGCGAGAACATTTATCCCCGGGAAATCGAAGAATTTCTCTACACCCATCCCAAGGTCGCCGATATCCAGGTCTACGGAGTGCCCGACCGGAAATACGGCGAGCAGGTGATGGCGGCGATCAAGATCAAGGAGAAGGTCTCCTGCACCGAGGAGGAGATCAAAGACTTCTGCCGCGGCCGCATCGCCAATTACAAAATCCCCTTCTACGTCAAATTTGTCGACGAATACCCGATGACCGCCAGCGGCAAGATCCAGAAATTCAAGCTGCGGGAGATGGCGATCAGCGAACTGAGCCTTGAGGAGGCGGCGGCGGAAAAAACGGCCTGA
- a CDS encoding M24 family metallopeptidase: protein MRITPRSELQSRIEKLQNLMQQQGLDAVLMLQNADLFYFTGTIQQGILYVPASGEPLYLVRKDLDRARMECGLKEILPFKSPKDLPGILSDFGYPTPKSAGMELDVLPVALFQRLQKVLDGCAISDASSLIRMVRSVKSRYEIEIMKDAALQVDRVYKRAREVIRVGMTDLELAAELEFCARKQGHQGITRMRGFNSELFYGHIFSGADSAAPAFLDAPLGGIGVNPSIGQGASYKTIKAHEPITVDFAGAFDGYLVDQTRILCIGGLSDQLTRAYEDMVKIQDRLKATARPGVAWGDLYEDCYALACELGYKEHFMGSADAQVSFIGHGIGVEIDEFPFIARGFKDQVLEENMTFAFEPKAVFPGLGAVGIENTFWVGADGLKHITFSDQDLVVL, encoded by the coding sequence ATGCGCATCACGCCGAGAAGCGAACTGCAGTCCCGCATCGAGAAACTCCAGAACCTCATGCAGCAGCAGGGGCTCGATGCCGTCCTCATGCTGCAGAACGCCGATCTCTTCTATTTCACCGGCACCATCCAGCAGGGGATTCTTTACGTCCCCGCCTCCGGCGAACCCCTTTACCTGGTCCGCAAGGACCTCGACCGGGCGCGCATGGAGTGCGGCCTCAAGGAGATCCTCCCTTTCAAGAGCCCCAAAGACCTCCCCGGGATCCTCTCCGATTTCGGCTACCCGACGCCGAAGAGTGCGGGGATGGAACTCGACGTCCTCCCCGTCGCTCTCTTCCAGCGGCTGCAGAAGGTCCTCGATGGCTGTGCGATTTCCGACGCATCTTCGCTGATCCGCATGGTGCGCTCGGTCAAGTCCCGGTATGAGATCGAGATCATGAAGGACGCCGCCCTGCAGGTCGACCGCGTTTACAAGCGGGCCAGGGAGGTGATCCGGGTGGGGATGACCGACCTGGAGCTCGCCGCCGAACTCGAGTTCTGCGCCCGAAAACAGGGGCATCAGGGGATCACCCGGATGCGCGGCTTCAATTCCGAACTCTTCTACGGCCACATCTTCTCCGGCGCCGACAGCGCCGCCCCGGCCTTTCTCGACGCCCCTCTGGGCGGCATCGGCGTCAATCCGTCCATCGGCCAGGGGGCCAGTTACAAGACGATCAAGGCTCACGAACCGATTACCGTCGATTTTGCCGGCGCCTTCGACGGTTACCTCGTCGATCAGACCCGCATCCTCTGCATCGGCGGTCTCTCCGACCAGCTCACCAGGGCCTACGAGGACATGGTGAAAATTCAGGACCGTCTCAAGGCCACCGCCCGCCCCGGCGTCGCCTGGGGGGATCTTTATGAGGACTGTTACGCCCTGGCCTGCGAGCTCGGTTACAAGGAGCACTTCATGGGGTCGGCCGATGCCCAGGTCTCCTTCATCGGCCACGGCATCGGGGTCGAGATCGACGAGTTTCCCTTCATCGCCCGCGGCTTCAAGGACCAGGTCCTCGAGGAGAACATGACCTTTGCCTTCGAACCGAAGGCGGTCTTCCCCGGTCTCGGCGCCGTCGGCATCGAGAACACCTTCTGGGTCGGTGCCGACGGCCTCAAACACATCACCTTCTCCGACCAGGACCTGGTGGTCCTCTGA